One Rhodoferax ferrireducens T118 DNA segment encodes these proteins:
- a CDS encoding SDR family oxidoreductase — MRVNNKVIIVTGAGGGIGEGIAKRLAAEGAKVVVNDINRTAGEKVVGDITQAGGAAAFFAADVTQSLDMKALVEFAMQCYGRLDVMVNNAGWTHRNRPALEVSEDEFDKCFAVNMKSIYLSTIHAVPVFRANGGGSFINIASTAGVRPRPGLTWYNGSKGAVITTSKSLAAELGPDNIRVNCINPVFNPDTGLATEFAGGPLDDARRNKFLATIPLGRFSTALDVANAALYLSSDEATFISGVCIEVDGARCV, encoded by the coding sequence ATGCGTGTTAACAACAAAGTCATCATCGTCACGGGCGCCGGCGGCGGCATTGGCGAGGGTATTGCCAAGCGGCTGGCAGCCGAAGGTGCCAAGGTCGTTGTCAACGACATCAACCGCACGGCGGGCGAAAAGGTCGTGGGCGACATCACCCAAGCCGGCGGCGCAGCCGCTTTCTTCGCAGCCGACGTGACCCAATCGCTCGACATGAAAGCGCTGGTGGAGTTCGCCATGCAGTGTTACGGCAGGCTGGACGTGATGGTCAACAACGCCGGCTGGACGCACCGCAACCGTCCCGCACTGGAAGTCAGCGAAGACGAGTTCGACAAATGCTTCGCGGTGAACATGAAGAGCATCTACCTGTCCACCATTCACGCGGTGCCGGTGTTCCGCGCCAATGGCGGCGGCAGCTTCATCAACATTGCCTCGACGGCGGGCGTGCGTCCGCGCCCGGGACTGACTTGGTACAACGGCTCCAAGGGCGCGGTGATCACCACGTCGAAGTCACTCGCCGCAGAGCTGGGCCCGGACAACATTCGGGTGAACTGCATCAATCCGGTGTTCAACCCCGACACCGGCCTGGCCACCGAGTTTGCCGGCGGTCCGCTGGACGATGCGCGCCGAAACAAATTCCTGGCCACGATTCCGCTGGGCCGCTTTTCCACCGCGCTTGACGTCGCCAATGCCGCGCTGTACCTGTCCAGCGACGAAGCCACCTTTATCTCGGGCGTGTGTATTGAAGTTGACGGCGCGCGCTGCGTTTAA
- a CDS encoding response regulator, which translates to MANILVVDDELGIRDLLWEILNDEGHSVEVAENAAQARAARLRERPDLVLLDIWMPDTDGVTLLKEWSATGVLTMPVIMMSGHATIDTAVEATKIGALAFLEKPITLQKLLKAVEQGLARGAIRKLVAPLMALPDLPLADVGATAAPSGLVAADVLPPSQQTFMLDKPLRESRDEFEKAYFEYHLGKENGSMTRVAEKTGLERTHLYRKLKQLGVDLTRGKRNGA; encoded by the coding sequence ATGGCAAACATTCTGGTGGTTGACGACGAGCTCGGCATCCGCGACCTGTTATGGGAAATTCTGAACGACGAGGGGCATAGCGTCGAAGTGGCTGAAAACGCGGCGCAAGCCCGTGCTGCCCGTTTGCGTGAGCGGCCCGATCTGGTGCTGCTCGATATCTGGATGCCCGACACCGATGGGGTGACGCTGCTCAAGGAGTGGTCAGCCACCGGTGTTTTGACCATGCCTGTCATCATGATGAGCGGACACGCCACCATTGACACGGCCGTGGAGGCTACCAAGATCGGTGCGCTGGCATTTCTGGAAAAACCGATTACCCTGCAGAAGCTGCTCAAGGCGGTCGAACAGGGATTGGCGCGTGGTGCGATTCGCAAGTTGGTGGCGCCTCTCATGGCATTGCCTGACTTGCCGCTGGCAGATGTAGGTGCCACGGCCGCGCCATCGGGCCTTGTCGCGGCAGATGTGTTGCCGCCGTCGCAGCAAACCTTCATGCTCGACAAGCCTTTGCGTGAGTCGCGCGACGAATTTGAAAAAGCGTACTTTGAATACCACCTGGGCAAAGAAAACGGCTCCATGACTCGGGTGGCAGAAAAGACCGGCCTTGAAAGAACCCACCTTTATCGCAAGCTGAAACAATTAGGCGTTGATTTGACGCGTGGAAAACGCAACGGCGCCTGA
- a CDS encoding sensor histidine kinase has protein sequence MSHVGPSIEPAGRFSLRNSRTLRWTVGVGLVVMVVVGLVLLFLLTQATTNRDMYERNYARLFVLNVVVASLLLMVIVWIAYRLVKRLRQGKFGSRLLVKLAAIFALAGFAPGVLIYVVSYQFVSRSIESWFDVKVEGALDAGLNLGRATLEALSSDLASKARGAASQLANTPDVSAALPLERVREQLGESDVLLWSAAGQLIAAAGQSRYQLNPERPSQQQFRSARAQKFITWIEGLDDWVPGVVVNARIKALVLVSSNSLGLLEQPRFLLVSQTLPSTLVANALAVTQANQEYQERALAREGLRRMYIGTLTLSLFLAVFGAVLLAVVLGNQIARPLLLLADGVSQVAAGDLTPKASLQGRDELDGLTRSFADMTQQLSDARQAVQASMQQVNSARANLQTILDNLTAGVIVLDAQGVIVSSNPGATRILRVPLAAYEGQRLSDIEGLQTFAASVQAQFDSFLASNDQHRFDHWQQSFELGNGVTNLAGRQPSNALVLVARGASLPGATRLLVFDDISEIVSAQRAQAWGEVARRLAHEIKNPLTPIQLSAERLEMKLTGKIAPPEQALLTKSVKTIVTQVDAMKRLVNEFRDYARLPAAELRPVDLNALVTDVLQLYASETSPVPVQMELDPSVPTIMGDAQQLRQVMHNLLQNAQDASESAGNTDAEHPVIIRTQWLENAGLARLSVLDCGTGFPDSILKRAFEPYVTTKPKGTGLGLAVVKKIADEHGARVDIANRVADGQTLGAQVSLSFATENVAPGEPGDSCIPKERA, from the coding sequence GTGAGCCATGTTGGCCCCAGCATTGAACCTGCTGGTCGATTCTCCCTGAGGAATTCGCGCACGCTGCGCTGGACTGTGGGCGTTGGTCTGGTCGTCATGGTGGTTGTTGGGTTGGTGCTGCTGTTTCTGCTGACGCAAGCGACGACCAATCGTGACATGTACGAGCGCAATTACGCGCGACTTTTCGTTCTGAACGTGGTGGTGGCCAGTCTGTTGCTGATGGTCATCGTCTGGATCGCCTACCGATTGGTCAAGCGCTTGCGGCAGGGTAAATTTGGCAGCCGCTTGCTGGTCAAACTGGCCGCGATTTTTGCGCTGGCGGGGTTTGCCCCGGGCGTTCTGATTTATGTGGTTTCCTATCAGTTTGTGTCGCGCTCGATTGAAAGCTGGTTCGACGTCAAGGTGGAAGGGGCGCTGGACGCAGGTCTCAATCTCGGCCGTGCCACGCTGGAGGCACTGTCCAGTGACCTGGCCAGCAAAGCCCGTGGTGCCGCCTCACAACTGGCCAATACGCCCGATGTCAGTGCCGCCTTGCCGCTGGAGCGTGTGCGCGAACAGTTGGGTGAGAGTGATGTGTTGCTGTGGAGCGCTGCCGGACAGCTGATTGCCGCCGCCGGCCAGTCCCGTTATCAACTCAATCCGGAGCGACCCAGCCAGCAGCAGTTTCGCAGCGCGCGTGCTCAAAAGTTCATCACCTGGATTGAGGGGCTCGATGATTGGGTGCCGGGCGTGGTGGTGAATGCCCGGATCAAGGCCTTGGTTCTGGTGTCGAGCAACAGCCTGGGTTTGCTGGAACAGCCGCGTTTTCTCCTGGTGTCCCAAACATTGCCTTCCACTTTGGTAGCCAATGCGCTGGCGGTCACGCAAGCCAACCAAGAGTATCAGGAACGGGCGCTGGCGCGTGAGGGGCTGCGTCGCATGTACATCGGCACCTTGACGCTGAGTCTGTTTCTGGCCGTATTTGGCGCGGTCCTGCTAGCCGTTGTGCTGGGCAATCAGATTGCACGCCCGCTGCTCTTGCTGGCCGACGGCGTGAGCCAGGTGGCTGCGGGAGATTTGACGCCCAAGGCGTCGCTGCAGGGGCGCGACGAACTCGATGGTTTGACCCGTTCCTTTGCCGACATGACACAACAGCTTTCAGACGCTCGGCAGGCGGTGCAGGCCAGCATGCAGCAGGTGAACTCCGCGCGCGCCAATTTGCAAACCATTCTCGACAACCTCACGGCTGGCGTGATCGTGCTCGATGCACAAGGCGTTATTGTGTCCTCCAATCCGGGTGCCACACGTATTCTCCGGGTGCCGCTGGCGGCCTACGAGGGTCAGCGCTTGAGCGACATTGAGGGTCTGCAAACCTTTGCCGCCAGCGTTCAGGCGCAGTTTGATTCGTTTCTGGCATCCAACGACCAACACAGGTTCGACCATTGGCAGCAGTCCTTCGAACTTGGCAATGGTGTGACCAACCTGGCCGGACGGCAGCCCAGCAACGCTCTTGTTTTGGTAGCGCGTGGCGCCTCGCTGCCGGGGGCCACACGGCTCCTGGTCTTTGATGACATCTCTGAAATCGTGTCCGCCCAACGGGCCCAGGCGTGGGGTGAAGTGGCCCGCCGATTGGCGCATGAGATCAAAAACCCACTGACCCCGATCCAGTTGTCAGCCGAACGGCTGGAGATGAAGCTGACCGGCAAGATCGCGCCACCTGAGCAGGCGCTGCTGACCAAGTCAGTCAAAACCATCGTTACGCAGGTGGACGCCATGAAGCGTCTGGTCAACGAATTCCGCGACTATGCACGGCTCCCAGCGGCAGAACTCAGGCCGGTCGATTTGAATGCGCTGGTGACCGACGTGTTGCAGCTGTATGCCAGCGAGACTTCGCCGGTGCCCGTACAGATGGAGCTTGATCCATCCGTTCCAACCATCATGGGCGATGCACAGCAGCTGCGTCAAGTGATGCACAACCTGCTGCAGAACGCACAGGATGCCTCGGAATCGGCTGGCAACACCGACGCCGAGCATCCGGTGATTATCAGAACCCAGTGGCTTGAGAACGCCGGCCTGGCTCGCCTGAGCGTGCTTGACTGCGGCACAGGATTTCCAGACAGTATTCTTAAACGCGCGTTTGAGCCCTACGTCACGACCAAGCCCAAGGGCACTGGTCTGGGCCTGGCGGTCGTCAAAAAAATTGCGGATGAACATGGTGCCCGCGTGGATATCGCCAACCGGGTCGCGGACGGCCAAACGCTGGGTGCGCAAGTGTCGTTATCATTCGCCACAGAGAATGTCGCGCCGGGCGAGCCGGGCGACTCTTGCATACCCAAGGAACGCGCGTAA
- a CDS encoding DUF4390 domain-containing protein encodes MTAFITHCLRNARLDLIGLLACTCLVWGSVGPARAQTRPAEISSIKVERAGDAIVLSAGVQFELSAAVEDALLKGVAMIFVAEADILRERWYWTNKKVVHAERHMRLAYQPLTRRWRLNVASGQITNAGLGLALNQNFDTLPDALAAVQRLSRWKIAEVSDIDPEQHHLVEFRFGLDVFQLPRPLQIGTLGQTDWDISVFSRRALTLETAP; translated from the coding sequence ATGACGGCTTTTATTACGCACTGCTTGAGAAACGCGCGGCTTGACCTGATCGGGCTGCTGGCCTGTACCTGCTTGGTGTGGGGTTCGGTGGGCCCCGCTCGGGCGCAAACGCGGCCGGCTGAAATTTCCAGCATCAAGGTGGAGCGAGCGGGCGACGCTATTGTTCTTTCTGCCGGCGTTCAATTCGAGCTGTCTGCAGCGGTTGAAGACGCACTGCTCAAAGGGGTGGCCATGATTTTCGTGGCCGAGGCGGATATCTTGCGCGAACGCTGGTATTGGACGAACAAAAAAGTGGTGCATGCTGAGCGTCATATGCGCCTGGCCTATCAGCCGCTGACCCGACGCTGGCGCCTCAACGTGGCCTCCGGTCAAATTACCAATGCCGGGTTGGGCCTCGCGCTGAATCAGAACTTCGATACCTTGCCCGACGCCTTGGCGGCCGTGCAACGCTTGTCGCGCTGGAAAATTGCCGAGGTCTCTGACATTGACCCGGAGCAACACCACCTGGTCGAATTTCGTTTCGGCCTGGATGTGTTCCAACTGCCGCGTCCGTTGCAGATTGGCACCTTGGGTCAGACCGATTGGGATATCTCGGTCTTTTCACGTCGAGCCTTGACGCTGGAGACGGCTCCGTGA
- the rsmB gene encoding 16S rRNA (cytosine(967)-C(5))-methyltransferase RsmB: MWSRADAAGATLTTNASEQKIPLWRQLQAVAAVLLGVRAGMSATAALEGVTADLRPGVQSLVFHALRSLGRAEALRQLLAPRSPPPPADALLCTALALAWREQDAPYEVFTLVNQTVEAAKRSPATQPQARFINACLRRFLRERDTLVQLTDQNPVALWNHPLWWIKRLQKDWPDQWQSILAANNRHAPMTLRMNLRRSAVLPYLQLLKDAGLNASAAGSSGVTLEQAKPVQALPGFAEGLFSVQDAAAQLAAPLLLSGLAAAGSPQILDACAAPGGKTAHLLEITEGKVTALDVDPARCERIHQTLQRLGLEARVLVADAANVSAWWDGQLFDAILLDAPCTASGIVRRHPDVRWLRRESDIAQLVATQARLLKALWQVLKPGGRLLYCTCSVFRAEGGNQIQTFLAHNTEASLLPSPGHLLPVNRVTGDAVPDNPIGDHDGFYYALLEKRAA; this comes from the coding sequence ATGTGGTCTCGTGCTGACGCAGCAGGTGCAACTTTGACAACGAATGCAAGTGAACAAAAAATTCCTTTGTGGCGACAGCTGCAGGCGGTAGCCGCTGTTTTGCTGGGCGTACGCGCCGGCATGTCTGCAACGGCTGCGCTGGAAGGGGTGACGGCCGATTTGCGGCCAGGCGTGCAGTCACTGGTTTTCCATGCGCTGCGCTCACTCGGGCGCGCTGAAGCTCTGCGCCAGTTGCTTGCGCCCCGTAGTCCGCCGCCGCCCGCCGACGCGTTACTCTGCACTGCGTTGGCGCTGGCGTGGCGTGAGCAGGATGCGCCGTATGAGGTGTTTACCCTGGTCAATCAGACGGTGGAAGCCGCCAAAAGAAGTCCGGCAACCCAGCCCCAGGCCCGTTTTATCAATGCCTGCTTGCGTCGATTCTTGCGTGAGCGTGACACCTTGGTGCAACTCACCGATCAAAATCCGGTGGCGTTGTGGAATCACCCCCTGTGGTGGATCAAACGGCTCCAGAAGGACTGGCCGGACCAGTGGCAAAGCATTCTTGCGGCCAATAACCGTCACGCACCCATGACCCTGCGGATGAACCTGAGACGGTCCGCCGTGTTGCCCTACTTGCAGTTGCTCAAAGATGCCGGCTTGAATGCCAGCGCTGCGGGAAGCTCGGGTGTGACGCTTGAACAAGCCAAGCCAGTGCAGGCCTTACCCGGCTTTGCCGAGGGCCTGTTTTCGGTACAGGACGCTGCCGCGCAGTTGGCTGCACCGCTGCTCCTGTCGGGCTTGGCGGCGGCTGGATCGCCGCAGATACTGGATGCCTGTGCCGCCCCAGGCGGGAAAACCGCGCACCTGCTGGAGATAACCGAGGGCAAGGTCACGGCGCTGGATGTTGATCCCGCGCGCTGCGAGCGAATTCATCAAACGCTGCAACGCCTGGGACTAGAGGCACGGGTGCTGGTGGCTGACGCGGCCAACGTTTCAGCCTGGTGGGATGGTCAGCTTTTTGACGCCATTTTGCTGGATGCGCCCTGTACTGCGTCTGGCATTGTGCGACGGCACCCCGACGTGCGCTGGTTACGGCGCGAGTCGGACATCGCCCAACTGGTCGCAACGCAGGCCAGGCTGCTCAAAGCCCTGTGGCAAGTGCTCAAGCCGGGTGGCCGGCTCTTGTATTGCACCTGTTCCGTTTTCAGAGCGGAGGGCGGGAATCAGATACAAACGTTTCTTGCACACAACACCGAAGCCAGTTTACTGCCTTCGCCGGGGCATTTATTGCCAGTTAACCGGGTGACTGGCGACGCCGTCCCGGACAATCCAATCGGTGACCATGACGGCTTTTATTACGCACTGCTTGAGAAACGCGCGGCTTGA
- the rpoC gene encoding DNA-directed RNA polymerase subunit beta', whose protein sequence is MKSLLDLFKQFTPDEHFNAIKIGMASPEKIRSWSFGEVKKPETINYRTFKPERDGLFCAKIFGPIKDYECLCGKYKRLKHRGVICEKCGVEVTQTKVRRERMGHIDLAAPCAHIWFLKSLPSRLGLVLDMTLRDIERVLYFEAYVVTDPGMTPLKKFSIMSEDDFDAKFKEYGDEFQAKMGAEGIKDLLQSLDIDGSIERLRNDPTGSELKIKKNTKRLKLLEAFKKSGIKPEWMVLEVLPVLPPDLRPLVPLDGGRFATSDLNDLYRRVINRNSRLRRLLELKAPEIIARNEKRMLQEAVDSLLDNGRRGKAMTGANKRALKSLADMIKGKSGRFRQNLLGKRVDYSGRSVIVVGPTLKLHQCGLPKLMALELFKPFIFARLEAMGIATTIKAAKKEVESGTPVVWDILEEVIKEHPVMLNRAPTLHRLGIQAFEPILIEGKAIQLHPLVCAAFNADFDGDQMAVHVPLSVEAQVECRTLMLASNNVLFPSNGEPSIVPSQDVVLGLYYTTRERINGKGEGLIFADVGEVQRAFDGGAVELNSRINVRLTEYIKDKQTGELVPSTKLWETTAGRALLSEILPKGLPFENVNKALKKKEISKLINVSFRKCGLKETVVFADKLLQYGFRLATKAGISICLDDMLVPTEKPGIIEQAEQEVKEIAQQYTSGLVTSGERYNKVVDIWGKAGDEVSKVMMAQLSKEIVTDRHGQQVQQESFNSIYMMADSGARGSPAQIRQVAGMRGLMAKPDGSIIETPITANFREGLNVLEYFISTHGARKGLADTALKTANSGYLTRRLVDVTQDLVVTEQDCGTHSGYLMRAIVEGGEVIESLRDRILGRTAADDVLHPENRSVLAPAGTMLDEDQIDELEVAGVDEVKVRTALTCETRFGICAKCYGRDLGRGGLVNGGEAVGVIAAQSIGEPGTQLTMRTFHIGGAASRAAIASSVEAKSNGNIGFNATMRYVTNGKKELVVISRSGEIVIHDEHGRERERHKVPYGAVLAVKADQTIKSGAILANWDPLTRPIITEFAGKAHFENVEEGLTVAKQVDEVTGLSTMVVIDPKHRGSAKVIRPIVKLIDASGNEVKIPGTDHSVTIGFPIGALVQVRDGQDVSPGEVLARIPIEGQKTRDITGGLPRVAELFEARSPKDKGVLAEMTGTVSFGKETKGKIRLQITDPDGAVWEDLVPKEKNIIVHEGQVVNKGESVVDGPADPQDILRLLGSEELARYIVDEVQDVYRLQGVKINDKHIEVIVRQMLRRVVVENAGDSTYINGEQVERSEILNTNDALRADGKIPARFTNLLLGITKASLSTDSFISAASFQETTRVLTEAAIMGKRDELRGLKENVIVGRLIPAGTGMAYHEARKVRENMDDTERRAIAEAEAAELAGQAEATEANEGAAAE, encoded by the coding sequence ATGAAATCATTACTCGACCTGTTCAAGCAGTTCACGCCGGATGAGCATTTCAATGCCATCAAGATTGGCATGGCTTCTCCCGAGAAGATCCGTTCGTGGTCGTTCGGCGAAGTCAAAAAGCCGGAAACCATCAACTACCGCACCTTCAAGCCCGAGCGGGATGGTCTGTTTTGCGCCAAGATTTTCGGACCCATCAAGGACTACGAATGCTTGTGCGGCAAGTACAAGCGCCTCAAGCACCGTGGCGTGATCTGTGAAAAGTGCGGCGTTGAAGTGACCCAGACCAAAGTGCGTCGCGAGCGCATGGGCCACATCGACCTGGCGGCACCTTGTGCCCATATCTGGTTCCTGAAATCGCTGCCGTCGCGTCTGGGCCTGGTGCTCGACATGACCTTGCGTGACATCGAACGCGTGCTGTATTTTGAAGCCTATGTTGTGACCGATCCGGGCATGACGCCGCTGAAAAAATTCAGCATCATGTCCGAAGATGACTTTGACGCCAAATTCAAGGAATATGGCGACGAGTTTCAGGCCAAGATGGGCGCTGAGGGCATTAAAGATTTGCTTCAGAGCCTTGATATTGATGGTTCGATCGAGCGGCTGCGTAACGACCCCACGGGCTCCGAGCTGAAGATCAAGAAGAACACCAAGCGACTCAAATTGCTTGAAGCGTTCAAAAAATCCGGCATCAAGCCGGAGTGGATGGTGCTCGAAGTGTTGCCCGTGTTGCCACCGGACTTGCGTCCCCTGGTGCCGCTGGACGGTGGCCGTTTCGCCACCTCCGATCTGAACGACTTGTATCGTCGCGTGATCAACCGCAACAGCCGTCTGCGTCGTTTGCTTGAATTGAAGGCGCCCGAGATCATTGCCCGCAATGAAAAGCGCATGCTGCAAGAAGCCGTGGATTCGCTGCTCGACAACGGCCGTCGCGGCAAAGCCATGACCGGCGCCAACAAGCGTGCCCTCAAGTCGCTGGCCGACATGATCAAAGGCAAATCGGGACGTTTCCGTCAGAATTTGCTCGGTAAACGGGTCGATTACTCGGGTCGTTCCGTGATTGTGGTGGGCCCCACGCTCAAACTCCATCAGTGCGGCTTGCCCAAGCTGATGGCGCTTGAATTGTTCAAGCCTTTCATCTTCGCGCGCCTGGAAGCCATGGGCATTGCGACCACCATCAAGGCGGCCAAGAAGGAAGTTGAATCCGGCACCCCGGTGGTGTGGGACATCCTGGAAGAGGTGATCAAAGAGCACCCTGTGATGCTGAACCGTGCGCCAACCCTGCACCGTTTGGGCATTCAGGCGTTTGAGCCCATCTTGATTGAAGGCAAGGCGATTCAACTGCACCCGCTGGTTTGCGCTGCATTCAATGCCGACTTTGACGGTGACCAGATGGCGGTTCACGTGCCGTTGTCGGTGGAAGCGCAAGTGGAATGCCGCACGTTGATGCTTGCGTCCAACAATGTGCTGTTCCCGTCCAACGGCGAGCCGTCGATTGTGCCCTCGCAAGACGTGGTGCTGGGCTTGTATTACACAACCCGGGAGCGTATCAATGGCAAGGGTGAGGGCCTGATTTTCGCCGACGTCGGTGAAGTGCAGCGCGCGTTCGATGGCGGTGCGGTGGAACTGAACTCCCGTATCAATGTGCGGCTGACCGAGTACATCAAGGACAAGCAGACCGGCGAATTGGTGCCTTCGACCAAGCTGTGGGAAACCACCGCAGGACGCGCCTTGTTGTCGGAAATTTTGCCCAAGGGCCTGCCTTTTGAAAACGTGAACAAGGCGCTGAAGAAGAAAGAAATTTCCAAGCTGATCAATGTGTCGTTCCGCAAATGCGGTCTCAAAGAGACCGTGGTGTTTGCCGACAAGTTGCTGCAATATGGTTTCCGGCTGGCCACCAAGGCCGGTATCTCGATCTGTCTTGATGATATGTTGGTGCCGACCGAAAAGCCGGGCATCATTGAGCAAGCCGAGCAAGAGGTCAAGGAAATTGCGCAGCAGTACACCTCGGGTCTGGTGACTTCAGGCGAGCGCTATAACAAGGTGGTGGACATCTGGGGCAAGGCCGGCGACGAGGTGTCCAAGGTCATGATGGCTCAGTTGTCCAAGGAAATTGTCACGGATCGTCATGGCCAGCAGGTACAGCAGGAGTCCTTTAACTCCATCTACATGATGGCGGATTCCGGTGCGCGCGGTTCGCCAGCGCAGATTCGTCAGGTGGCCGGCATGCGGGGCCTGATGGCCAAGCCCGACGGCTCCATCATTGAGACGCCGATCACCGCGAACTTCCGCGAGGGCCTGAACGTGCTGGAATACTTTATTTCCACCCACGGCGCACGAAAAGGTCTTGCCGACACGGCCTTGAAGACAGCCAACTCGGGTTACCTGACGCGTCGTCTGGTCGATGTGACGCAGGATCTGGTCGTGACCGAACAGGACTGTGGCACGCACAGCGGTTACCTGATGCGCGCCATCGTCGAAGGCGGTGAAGTCATAGAGTCGTTGCGTGATCGTATTCTGGGTCGTACGGCGGCCGATGATGTGTTGCATCCGGAGAATCGTTCCGTGCTGGCTCCGGCCGGCACGATGCTCGACGAAGACCAGATCGATGAGCTTGAGGTGGCGGGCGTCGATGAAGTCAAAGTGCGCACGGCGCTGACTTGCGAGACTCGTTTTGGTATTTGCGCCAAATGCTACGGCCGCGATCTGGGTCGGGGCGGCTTGGTCAACGGGGGCGAAGCGGTGGGTGTGATTGCCGCGCAATCCATCGGTGAGCCCGGTACGCAGTTGACCATGCGTACCTTCCACATTGGCGGGGCCGCCTCGCGTGCGGCCATCGCGTCCAGCGTGGAAGCCAAGTCCAACGGCAACATCGGCTTCAACGCCACGATGCGTTATGTGACGAATGGCAAAAAGGAATTGGTGGTGATTTCCCGTTCCGGCGAGATCGTCATCCATGACGAGCATGGCCGTGAGCGTGAACGTCACAAGGTGCCGTATGGCGCCGTGTTGGCCGTGAAAGCGGATCAGACCATCAAGTCGGGCGCGATCCTGGCCAATTGGGATCCTTTGACGCGACCGATCATTACCGAGTTTGCGGGTAAGGCCCATTTCGAAAATGTCGAAGAAGGCCTGACGGTGGCCAAACAGGTGGACGAGGTGACCGGTTTGTCCACCATGGTGGTGATCGATCCGAAACACCGCGGTTCGGCCAAGGTCATCCGTCCGATCGTCAAGTTGATTGATGCGAGCGGCAACGAGGTCAAGATTCCCGGCACCGACCATTCCGTGACCATCGGCTTCCCGATTGGTGCGCTGGTTCAGGTGCGCGACGGTCAGGATGTGAGCCCAGGCGAAGTGCTGGCACGGATTCCTATCGAGGGCCAAAAAACCCGCGATATTACCGGCGGCTTGCCGCGGGTTGCCGAGCTGTTTGAAGCCCGGTCGCCCAAAGACAAGGGCGTTTTGGCTGAAATGACGGGAACCGTGTCTTTTGGCAAGGAAACCAAAGGCAAGATTCGCCTGCAGATCACCGATCCGGATGGCGCTGTCTGGGAAGACTTGGTGCCCAAGGAGAAAAACATCATCGTGCACGAAGGCCAGGTCGTCAACAAGGGCGAAAGCGTGGTCGATGGTCCGGCTGATCCGCAGGACATCTTGCGATTGCTCGGCTCCGAGGAACTGGCACGCTACATTGTTGACGAGGTGCAGGACGTGTACCGTTTGCAGGGTGTGAAGATCAATGACAAGCACATCGAAGTGATTGTTCGCCAGATGTTGCGCCGGGTCGTGGTCGAGAATGCTGGTGACTCCACCTATATCAACGGAGAGCAAGTGGAGCGCTCGGAAATTCTCAATACCAATGACGCCTTGCGCGCCGACGGCAAGATTCCAGCGCGCTTTACCAATCTGCTGCTGGGTATTACCAAGGCATCCTTGTCGACCGACAGTTTCATCAGTGCGGCATCCTTCCAGGAAACCACGCGGGTGCTGACTGAAGCGGCCATCATGGGTAAGCGCGACGAATTGCGCGGCTTGAAAGAAAACGTCATTGTGGGTCGACTGATTCCTGCCGGTACCGGCATGGCTTATCACGAAGCCCGCAAGGTTCGCGAGAACATGGACGACACTGAGCGCCGGGCCATTGCCGAGGCAGAAGCCGCCGAACTGGCGGGTCAGGCAGAGGCAACGGAAGCCAATGAAGGAGCAGCAGCCGAGTAA